One genomic region from Curtobacterium sp. 9128 encodes:
- a CDS encoding HRDC domain-containing protein: MESRPDYLDAVAAIASGHGPVAVDAERASGYKYSQRAYLIQVFRRGAGAFLFDPIAIGSFQELQDAIVDEEWLFHAASQDLPCLREVGLDPSRIFDTELGARIAGFPRVGLGAVVEQLLGITLAKAHSAADWSTRPLPQSWLVYAALDVELLPDLRDALAAKLEESGKTEIARQEFDAVLHRAPKPPRAEPWRRLSGMHALRGQRALAIARSLWEARDAFAQETDVSPGRTIPDSAIVAAAAAAPETRKDLAALKAFTGRASRSELDRWWAAVDAGRTTDDLPRLRGKGEPTLPPPRAWADRNPEADRRYKAARAAMTARAEELDLPLENLLTPDSLRSIAWEPPTPATAESVAAALVALDARPWQVEESASRIADAFVAAGQESSTEDPASS, encoded by the coding sequence ATCGAGTCGCGTCCGGACTACCTCGACGCGGTCGCCGCGATCGCGTCCGGTCACGGCCCGGTCGCCGTCGACGCCGAGCGAGCCAGCGGCTACAAGTACTCGCAGCGCGCCTACCTGATCCAGGTCTTCCGCCGGGGCGCCGGCGCGTTCCTCTTCGACCCCATCGCGATCGGCTCGTTCCAGGAACTGCAGGACGCGATCGTCGACGAGGAGTGGCTCTTCCACGCCGCGTCGCAGGACCTGCCGTGCCTCCGCGAGGTCGGACTCGACCCGTCGCGCATCTTCGACACCGAGCTCGGTGCCCGCATCGCCGGGTTCCCCCGCGTCGGCCTCGGCGCCGTCGTGGAGCAGCTCCTCGGCATCACGCTCGCGAAGGCCCACTCCGCGGCCGACTGGTCCACCCGACCGCTCCCGCAGTCCTGGCTCGTCTACGCCGCGCTCGACGTCGAGCTCCTCCCCGACCTCCGCGATGCCCTCGCCGCGAAGCTCGAGGAGTCCGGCAAGACCGAGATCGCCCGGCAGGAGTTCGACGCGGTCCTGCACCGGGCGCCGAAGCCCCCGCGTGCCGAGCCGTGGCGCCGCCTGTCCGGCATGCACGCCCTCCGTGGACAGCGTGCCCTGGCGATCGCCCGCTCGCTGTGGGAAGCCCGTGACGCCTTCGCGCAGGAGACCGACGTCTCGCCGGGTCGCACGATCCCGGACTCCGCGATCGTCGCCGCTGCCGCAGCCGCTCCGGAGACCCGCAAGGACCTCGCCGCGCTGAAGGCGTTCACCGGCCGCGCCAGCCGCTCCGAGCTCGACCGCTGGTGGGCCGCGGTCGACGCCGGGCGGACGACCGACGACCTCCCGCGACTCCGGGGCAAGGGGGAACCGACCCTCCCGCCGCCGCGTGCGTGGGCCGATCGCAACCCGGAGGCCGACCGCCGGTACAAGGCAGCACGCGCCGCGATGACCGCCCGCGCAGAGGAGCTCGACCTGCCGCTCGAGAACCTGCTCACGCCGGACTCCCTCCGCTCCATCGCGTGGGAGCCGCCCACACCGGCCACTGCCGAGTCGGTCGCGGCGGCGCTCGTCGCGCTCGACGCACGGCCCTGGCAGGTCGAGGAGTCCGCGTCGCGGATCGCCGACGCCTTTGTCGCAGCCGGACAGGAGTCGTCCACCGAGGATCCTGCCTCGTCGTAG
- a CDS encoding sulfurtransferase, producing MTAPVDPSAEFRAYAHPERLVSTAWLQEQLDAGTQDLVVVESDEDVLLYETGHIPGAVKIDWHTDLNDPVQRDYIDGEAFARLVGGKGIGRDTTVVVYGDKNNWWAAYALWVFELFGHEDVRLLDGGRAKWIAEDRALTTDRTEAAPVEYPVVERDDTVVRAFKEDVLDHLGKPLVDVRSAPEYSGERTTAPDYPEEGALRGGHIPTAVNIPWATAAAPDGTFKRRDDLDAVYRDGAGIGADDEVIAYCRIGERSSHTWFVLRYLLGHENVRNYDGSWTEWGSAVRVPIVQGAEPGTLPNR from the coding sequence ATGACCGCACCGGTCGACCCGTCCGCCGAGTTCCGCGCCTACGCCCACCCCGAACGACTCGTGTCGACGGCATGGCTGCAGGAACAGCTCGACGCCGGCACGCAGGACCTCGTGGTCGTCGAATCAGACGAGGACGTGCTGCTCTACGAGACGGGACACATCCCCGGCGCGGTGAAGATCGACTGGCACACCGACCTCAACGACCCGGTGCAGCGCGACTACATCGACGGCGAGGCCTTCGCCAGGCTCGTCGGCGGCAAGGGCATCGGCCGCGACACCACCGTCGTGGTCTACGGCGACAAGAACAACTGGTGGGCCGCGTACGCCCTCTGGGTCTTCGAGCTGTTCGGCCACGAGGACGTCCGCCTCCTCGACGGCGGCCGCGCGAAGTGGATCGCCGAGGACCGTGCACTCACCACCGACCGCACCGAGGCCGCACCGGTCGAGTACCCGGTCGTCGAGCGCGACGACACCGTGGTCCGTGCCTTCAAGGAGGACGTCCTCGACCACCTCGGCAAGCCGCTCGTCGACGTCCGCAGCGCACCGGAGTACAGCGGCGAGCGGACGACCGCGCCCGACTACCCGGAAGAGGGCGCCCTGCGCGGCGGACACATCCCGACCGCCGTGAACATCCCGTGGGCCACGGCAGCAGCACCCGACGGCACGTTCAAGCGCCGCGACGACCTCGATGCCGTGTACCGCGACGGCGCCGGCATCGGCGCCGACGACGAGGTGATCGCCTACTGCCGCATCGGCGAGCGGTCGAGCCACACCTGGTTCGTGCTGCGGTACCTGCTCGGTCACGAGAACGTCCGCAACTACGACGGCTCCTGGACGGAGTGGGGCAGCGCGGTGCGCGTGCCCATCGTCCAGGGAGCGGAGCCGGGTACCCTTCCGAACCGATGA
- a CDS encoding 3-hydroxyacyl-CoA dehydrogenase NAD-binding domain-containing protein, whose protein sequence is MTMTLVDNDRLLALSEDEVVTHSYLKHIALPSGGTLGLITLDNGKDYKRPSTLGPRTLHELSGVLDTLKTEAAAGTVQAVAVTGKEYCFAAGADLSQAASVPSRDVAHDLAALGHATLRKFGDLGVPSFALINGIALGGGLEIGLHCAYRAFSSAAQGIGLPEVFLGIIPGWGGATLLPRLIGPEKALRVIVENPLKNNRLMDGPAAVELGIGDALIPSVTFLPSAVAWIDGVVSGSTKVVRKNEPGMLEKAAWGTVVKVARSQVASKIGTVPKSPFRALDLVAAAKSGSLDERFAGEDDALADLISGDQFAASMYAFDLVQKRAKKPIGAPTDVEPKKITKVGVLGAGLMASQFALLFARRLGVPVVITDVSQERVDAGVARIRSSVDELLAKGRVSQDDANRISALVSGSVSYDAFADADWVIEAVFEEMSVKQDVLAAIEKVIAPDAILATNTSSLSVGSMASVLEHPERLVGFHFFNPVAVMPLVEVVRASQTSDEAVATALSVAKTLKKTAIVTADQPGFVVNRVLARVLGEAMRGVEEGTPFEVVAEGAAPLGLPMSPFELLELVGLPVGAHVLDSHHAAWPERFYPGDGLKRIAEFGHILTRDKKGNATGYDPAAVKLVAPAKQDANAVDAATMQQRFEDALADELHRMLSDGVVEHVEEIDLGLILGAGYPFQAGGISPYLDRSGASERVFGGTFHDPAIVGPASR, encoded by the coding sequence ATGACCATGACCCTCGTCGACAACGACCGACTGCTCGCCCTCTCCGAGGACGAGGTCGTCACGCACTCGTACCTGAAGCACATTGCGCTGCCGTCCGGCGGCACGCTCGGGCTCATCACGCTCGACAACGGCAAGGACTACAAGCGTCCGTCGACGCTCGGGCCGCGCACCCTCCACGAGCTCTCGGGTGTGCTCGACACGCTCAAGACGGAGGCGGCCGCCGGCACCGTGCAGGCCGTCGCCGTCACGGGCAAGGAGTACTGCTTCGCCGCAGGGGCGGACCTCTCCCAGGCGGCTTCCGTGCCGTCACGGGACGTCGCCCACGACCTCGCGGCGCTCGGGCACGCCACGCTCCGGAAGTTCGGCGACCTCGGCGTCCCGTCGTTCGCCCTGATCAACGGCATCGCGCTCGGCGGCGGTCTCGAGATCGGACTGCACTGCGCCTACCGCGCGTTCTCCTCGGCCGCGCAGGGCATCGGTCTCCCCGAGGTGTTCCTCGGCATCATCCCCGGCTGGGGCGGCGCGACGCTGCTCCCCCGCCTGATCGGTCCGGAGAAGGCGCTCCGCGTCATCGTCGAGAACCCGTTGAAGAACAACCGGCTGATGGACGGGCCCGCCGCGGTGGAGCTCGGCATCGGCGACGCGCTCATCCCGTCGGTGACGTTCCTGCCGTCCGCCGTGGCGTGGATCGACGGCGTCGTGTCCGGCAGCACGAAGGTCGTCAGGAAGAACGAGCCCGGCATGCTCGAGAAGGCCGCGTGGGGGACGGTCGTCAAGGTCGCCCGCTCCCAGGTGGCGTCGAAGATCGGCACGGTGCCGAAGTCGCCGTTCCGTGCGCTCGACCTGGTCGCTGCGGCGAAGTCCGGCTCGCTCGACGAGCGGTTCGCCGGTGAGGACGACGCCCTCGCCGACCTCATCTCGGGCGACCAGTTCGCGGCGTCGATGTACGCGTTCGACCTCGTGCAGAAGCGTGCGAAGAAGCCCATCGGCGCACCGACCGACGTCGAACCGAAGAAGATCACGAAGGTCGGCGTCCTCGGCGCCGGGCTCATGGCGTCGCAGTTCGCGCTGCTCTTCGCCCGCCGTCTCGGCGTCCCCGTGGTCATCACCGACGTCTCGCAGGAGCGCGTGGACGCCGGTGTCGCACGCATCCGCTCCTCCGTCGACGAGCTGCTGGCGAAGGGCCGGGTCTCGCAGGACGACGCCAACCGGATCAGCGCACTCGTCAGCGGCTCGGTGTCGTACGACGCGTTCGCGGACGCCGACTGGGTCATCGAGGCCGTGTTCGAGGAGATGTCCGTCAAGCAGGACGTGCTCGCCGCCATCGAGAAGGTGATCGCCCCCGATGCGATCCTCGCCACGAACACCTCGTCGTTGTCCGTCGGGTCCATGGCGAGCGTGCTCGAGCACCCGGAGCGTCTGGTCGGCTTCCACTTCTTCAACCCGGTGGCCGTGATGCCCCTGGTCGAGGTCGTCCGCGCGTCGCAGACCTCGGACGAGGCCGTCGCCACGGCGCTGTCCGTCGCGAAGACGCTCAAGAAGACGGCGATCGTCACGGCCGACCAGCCGGGCTTCGTCGTGAACCGGGTTCTCGCCCGCGTGCTCGGCGAAGCCATGCGCGGCGTCGAGGAGGGCACGCCGTTCGAGGTCGTCGCCGAGGGTGCTGCGCCGCTCGGGCTGCCGATGTCCCCGTTCGAGCTGCTCGAGCTCGTCGGCCTGCCGGTCGGTGCGCACGTGCTCGACTCGCACCACGCTGCCTGGCCGGAGCGCTTCTACCCCGGCGACGGGCTGAAGCGGATCGCCGAGTTCGGACACATCCTGACGCGGGACAAGAAGGGCAACGCGACGGGCTACGACCCCGCTGCCGTGAAGCTCGTCGCACCCGCGAAGCAGGACGCGAACGCCGTGGACGCGGCGACGATGCAGCAGCGCTTCGAGGACGCTCTCGCCGACGAGCTGCACCGCATGCTGTCGGACGGTGTGGTCGAGCACGTCGAGGAGATCGACCTCGGGCTGATCCTCGGCGCTGGGTACCCGTTCCAGGCCGGCGGGATCAGCCCGTACCTCGACCGTTCCGGTGCGTCCGAGCGCGTCTTCGGCGGCACGTTCCACGACCCCGCGATCGTGGGCCCGGCGTCCCGCTGA
- the dxs gene encoding 1-deoxy-D-xylulose-5-phosphate synthase: protein MSLLASITSPRDLKRLSDAQMTELSAEIRRFLVAEVAKTGGHLGPNLGVVELTLAMHRVFDSPNDPFVFDTGHQSYVHKIVTGRQDFSHLRERGGIAGYPQRSESEHDIVESSHASSSLSWADGISRAFRQTGQHDRTVVAIVGDGALTGGMTWEALNNISDDNDRRLVIVVNDNGRSYAPTIGGMARYLNSVRTRREYRALYEKTQAAAARFGAPGRAVYRGMRGGLHGFLSRLTNNEALYSNLDIKYIGPVNGHDQQAMESALRQAKEYGAPVIVHAITEKGHGFEPALRDQADQFHAVGHIDPETGESLDTASGPSWTSVFASSLADLGDEDPRIVAITAAMLRPTGLHLFQQRHPSRVIDVGIAEQHAVTSAAGLAYGGLHPVVALYATFLNRAFDQVLMDVALHRAGVTFVLDRAGVTGPDGPSHHGMWDLALLQVVPGIRIAAPRDAATLREELREAVAIDDAPTVLRWSKGQVGPDIPAVSRLSDGVDVLHAAAASDDVLIVAVGSMVPVALEAAALLEAQGIGVTVVDPRWVVPIPASLIDLSRDHRLVITIEDGVRVGGVGTRLRQDLRAAGVDTGVNELGLPDEFIDHATRTQILHDAGLTAQAIARDVIDQVVGTKLPQAKPARSRESAER from the coding sequence GTGAGTCTGCTCGCCAGCATCACGTCGCCGCGCGACCTGAAGCGTCTCTCCGACGCACAGATGACGGAACTGTCCGCCGAGATCCGGCGGTTCCTCGTCGCCGAGGTCGCGAAGACCGGTGGGCACCTCGGGCCGAACCTCGGCGTCGTCGAGCTGACGCTCGCGATGCACCGGGTGTTCGACTCGCCGAACGACCCCTTCGTGTTCGACACCGGCCACCAGTCGTACGTGCACAAGATCGTCACCGGGCGGCAGGACTTCTCGCACCTCCGGGAGCGCGGCGGCATCGCCGGCTACCCGCAGCGGAGCGAGTCGGAGCACGACATCGTCGAGTCCTCGCACGCGTCGTCGTCGCTCTCCTGGGCCGACGGGATCTCCCGGGCCTTCCGGCAGACCGGGCAGCACGACCGGACCGTCGTCGCCATCGTCGGTGACGGTGCGCTCACCGGCGGGATGACGTGGGAGGCGCTCAACAACATCTCGGACGACAACGACCGCCGCCTGGTGATCGTGGTCAACGACAACGGCCGGTCCTACGCCCCGACGATCGGTGGCATGGCGCGCTACCTGAACTCGGTGCGCACCCGTCGCGAGTACCGCGCCCTGTACGAGAAGACCCAGGCGGCTGCGGCTCGCTTCGGTGCTCCGGGGCGTGCGGTGTACCGCGGGATGCGCGGCGGTCTGCACGGCTTCCTGTCGCGGCTGACGAACAACGAGGCCCTCTACTCGAACCTCGACATCAAGTACATCGGCCCGGTCAACGGACACGACCAGCAGGCCATGGAGAGCGCACTCCGGCAGGCCAAGGAGTACGGCGCCCCGGTCATCGTGCACGCGATCACCGAGAAGGGCCACGGCTTCGAGCCGGCGCTGCGCGACCAGGCGGACCAGTTCCACGCCGTCGGGCACATCGACCCGGAGACCGGTGAGTCGCTCGACACCGCATCGGGTCCGTCGTGGACCTCGGTGTTCGCGTCGTCGCTCGCGGACCTCGGTGACGAGGACCCGCGCATCGTGGCGATCACGGCGGCCATGCTCCGGCCGACCGGGTTGCACCTGTTCCAGCAGCGGCACCCCTCGCGCGTGATCGACGTCGGGATCGCCGAGCAGCACGCCGTCACCAGTGCCGCGGGGCTCGCGTACGGCGGACTGCACCCCGTTGTCGCGCTCTACGCCACGTTCCTCAACCGCGCGTTCGACCAGGTCCTGATGGACGTGGCGCTACACCGCGCCGGAGTGACGTTCGTGCTCGACCGCGCCGGAGTCACCGGTCCGGACGGGCCGTCGCACCACGGGATGTGGGACCTCGCACTGCTGCAGGTCGTCCCGGGGATCCGGATCGCGGCACCGCGTGACGCGGCGACCCTCCGCGAGGAGCTCCGCGAGGCGGTGGCGATCGACGACGCGCCGACGGTGCTCCGCTGGTCGAAGGGGCAGGTCGGGCCGGACATCCCCGCGGTGTCACGGCTGTCGGACGGCGTCGACGTGCTGCACGCCGCTGCCGCGTCGGACGACGTGCTGATCGTGGCCGTCGGGTCGATGGTGCCCGTCGCGCTCGAGGCCGCCGCGTTGCTCGAGGCGCAGGGCATCGGCGTCACCGTGGTCGATCCCCGGTGGGTCGTGCCGATCCCGGCGTCCCTCATCGACCTCTCGCGCGACCACCGACTCGTCATCACGATCGAGGACGGTGTGCGTGTCGGCGGTGTCGGGACGCGGCTGCGACAGGACCTCCGCGCGGCTGGTGTCGACACCGGGGTGAACGAACTCGGGCTGCCGGACGAGTTCATCGACCACGCCACCCGCACGCAGATCCTGCACGACGCCGGGCTCACGGCGCAGGCGATCGCCCGCGACGTCATCGACCAGGTCGTCGGGACGAAGCTGCCCCAGGCGAAGCCGGCGCGGTCGCGGGAGTCCGCTGAGCGCTGA
- a CDS encoding DUF3000 domain-containing protein translates to MSSGGTRTETTVTEIPSPSRMAPFSIALAADVSGAAHGVDSDLGTGRFIALYDPAEPEGWHGPFRIVTFAQAPLEPEIGVDEFVADVTWSWLVDALEAHGAAHDHASGTATKIISRGYGELAAQGDGAQLELRASWTPHVTDVDGTDLVAHVEAWEEIVAMLAGLPPSSDGVTLLGPRRLAK, encoded by the coding sequence GTGTCATCGGGCGGGACCCGCACCGAGACGACGGTCACCGAGATCCCGTCCCCCAGCCGCATGGCCCCGTTCTCGATCGCCCTCGCGGCGGACGTCTCCGGGGCGGCGCACGGGGTCGACTCGGACCTCGGCACCGGGCGGTTCATCGCGCTGTACGACCCCGCCGAACCGGAGGGCTGGCACGGGCCGTTCCGCATCGTGACCTTCGCGCAGGCCCCGCTCGAACCGGAGATCGGCGTCGACGAGTTCGTCGCCGACGTCACCTGGAGCTGGCTCGTCGACGCACTCGAGGCGCACGGCGCGGCGCACGACCACGCTTCGGGCACCGCTACCAAGATCATCTCCCGCGGCTACGGCGAGCTCGCGGCCCAGGGCGACGGCGCACAGCTGGAGCTCCGGGCATCGTGGACCCCGCACGTCACGGACGTCGACGGCACCGACCTCGTCGCGCACGTCGAGGCGTGGGAGGAGATCGTCGCCATGCTCGCAGGACTGCCCCCGTCGTCGGACGGCGTGACGCTGCTCGGCCCCAGGAGGCTCGCGAAGTGA
- a CDS encoding alpha/beta fold hydrolase, which translates to MSRSARPADEPVQDTARSAGLVALGAGIAAAAVGTAVVGGFVAAIARMVVTPDRKRTERVPIVAVDPVRKTVTLERTPDTELQGRYSLWFGGGTGHMRVGDVLGTTSTTVTRSIIAVDAGDPTSARRGRWGGWFYLTPGELDVPVEDIDVPTPNGPAPAWVVRADDPAAPWAVLVHGRGVTRAETIRAVPVFRAAGYSVLLASWRNDGVAPKSDDGRYGLGSTEWEDIDAALRWVDGQGATSVVLMGWSMGGAVVLQTLLRSSFARLVDGVVLESAVVDWHAVLKSQSQAMRLPRVVRKVAQRVLRTPVLHRLAGLKHPVDLRELDMVARADELTVPILLLHSDDDGFVPSSASHALAQARPDLVRLEVAHVARHTKLWNHDADWFDARILAWLTEVVRPQNATTAR; encoded by the coding sequence ATGTCCCGTTCCGCGCGACCCGCCGATGAGCCGGTCCAGGACACCGCCAGGTCGGCCGGGCTCGTCGCCCTCGGAGCCGGCATCGCGGCCGCCGCCGTCGGGACCGCGGTGGTCGGGGGCTTCGTCGCCGCGATCGCCCGGATGGTCGTCACTCCCGACCGCAAGCGCACCGAACGAGTGCCCATCGTGGCCGTCGACCCGGTCCGGAAGACCGTCACGCTGGAGCGGACGCCCGACACCGAGCTGCAGGGGCGCTACAGCCTCTGGTTCGGTGGCGGCACCGGGCACATGCGCGTCGGCGACGTCCTCGGGACCACCTCGACCACGGTCACCCGCAGCATCATCGCCGTCGACGCCGGCGACCCCACGAGTGCCCGTCGTGGCCGATGGGGTGGCTGGTTCTACCTCACCCCCGGCGAGCTCGACGTCCCGGTGGAGGACATCGACGTCCCGACACCGAACGGTCCGGCACCTGCGTGGGTCGTCCGCGCCGACGACCCCGCTGCGCCGTGGGCGGTCCTCGTGCACGGTCGCGGCGTCACCCGCGCCGAGACCATCCGCGCCGTCCCGGTGTTCCGTGCCGCCGGCTACTCGGTCCTCCTCGCCTCGTGGCGGAACGACGGCGTCGCCCCGAAGAGCGACGACGGTCGGTACGGTCTCGGGAGCACCGAGTGGGAGGACATCGACGCCGCGCTCCGCTGGGTCGACGGCCAAGGGGCGACGAGCGTCGTGCTGATGGGCTGGTCGATGGGCGGCGCGGTCGTCCTGCAGACGCTGCTCCGGTCGTCCTTCGCGCGGCTCGTCGACGGCGTCGTGCTCGAGTCGGCCGTGGTCGATTGGCACGCGGTCCTCAAGTCGCAGAGCCAGGCGATGCGGCTGCCGCGGGTCGTCCGGAAGGTCGCACAGCGCGTGCTCCGGACGCCGGTCCTGCACCGGCTCGCCGGCCTCAAGCACCCGGTCGACCTCCGGGAGCTCGACATGGTCGCGAGAGCGGACGAGCTCACCGTCCCGATCCTGCTGCTGCACAGCGACGACGACGGCTTCGTCCCGTCGTCCGCCTCGCACGCACTCGCGCAGGCGCGGCCGGACCTGGTCCGGCTCGAGGTCGCGCACGTCGCGCGGCACACCAAGCTCTGGAACCACGACGCCGACTGGTTCGACGCCCGCATCCTCGCGTGGCTCACCGAGGTGGTCCGGCCGCAGAACGCGACCACCGCCCGGTAG
- the zapE gene encoding cell division protein ZapE: MPQHLVDRDPSVSPQQMAAALVPPPQFTDASFASYRPDPDYPSQAAVRDAVESFVATRPEPAKRGLFGRRRAATTDTAPKSGVYLDGGFGVGKTHLLAAAYHAEPGRKTFGTFIEYTALVGALGFQGTVDLLRGTSLVCIDEFELDDPGDTMVMTRLIKELTESGTRFAATSNTPPGALGEGRFAAQDFLREIQAMSDRFETMRIDGLDYRRRAVDESAAVVSDVSSSLPSSGEVTLDDFRAVVAHLATVHPSKYVALVDGLDAVGLTDVAAFTDQTDALRWVALVDRLYDAQVRIVASGTPLDDVYPSSMLDGGYRKKYLRAASRVVALTRAVD; encoded by the coding sequence ATGCCCCAGCACCTGGTCGACCGCGACCCATCGGTCTCCCCACAGCAGATGGCCGCGGCGCTGGTGCCCCCACCCCAGTTCACGGACGCGTCGTTCGCGTCGTACCGCCCCGACCCGGACTACCCGTCGCAGGCAGCGGTCCGCGACGCGGTCGAGTCGTTCGTCGCGACCCGACCGGAACCGGCGAAGCGTGGGCTGTTCGGACGCCGACGCGCTGCGACCACGGACACCGCGCCGAAGTCGGGCGTGTACCTCGACGGCGGGTTCGGCGTCGGCAAGACCCACCTGCTCGCCGCGGCCTACCACGCGGAACCTGGTCGGAAGACGTTCGGCACGTTCATCGAGTACACCGCGCTGGTCGGTGCGCTCGGGTTCCAGGGCACGGTCGACCTGCTCCGTGGGACCTCGCTGGTGTGCATCGACGAGTTCGAGCTCGACGACCCTGGCGACACCATGGTCATGACGCGGCTCATCAAGGAGCTGACCGAGTCCGGCACGCGGTTCGCCGCCACGTCGAACACGCCACCAGGGGCCCTCGGCGAGGGGCGTTTCGCCGCGCAGGACTTCCTCCGCGAGATCCAGGCGATGTCGGACCGGTTCGAGACGATGCGGATCGACGGCCTCGACTACCGCCGACGCGCGGTCGACGAGTCCGCCGCGGTCGTGTCCGACGTGTCGTCGTCGTTGCCGTCGTCCGGCGAGGTCACGCTCGACGACTTCCGCGCCGTCGTGGCGCACCTGGCGACCGTGCACCCGTCGAAGTACGTCGCGCTCGTGGACGGGCTCGACGCGGTCGGCCTCACCGACGTCGCGGCGTTCACCGACCAGACCGACGCGCTCCGGTGGGTCGCGCTCGTCGACCGGTTGTACGACGCCCAGGTGCGGATCGTCGCGTCGGGGACACCGCTCGACGACGTGTACCCCTCGTCGATGCTCGACGGCGGGTACCGCAAGAAGTACCTGCGTGCCGCGAGCCGCGTGGTGGCCCTGACCCGCGCCGTGGACTGA
- a CDS encoding thiolase family protein, translating into MLIFWRPALPKASDVVFVDGVRTPFGRAGEKGVFWRTRADDLAVHAMRGLLDRNASLDHAAVDDVAVAATTQQGDQGLTLGRTVGMLAGLPKSVPGYAIDRMCAGAMTSVTTLAGAIAFGAADIAIAGGVEHMGRHPMGFNSDPNPRFIAERMVNADALVMGKTAERLHDRFPAITKDRTDAYAVQSQQRYAAAWAAGKLQPDLVPVEVNTGEGWDIVSSDEPPRPGTTLEALAALKTPFRPHGRVTAGNAAGLNDGATMSLLASDAGAKQFGLEPKMRMVSFAFAGVDPEVMGVGPVPATDKALAKAGLSIEDIGLFEINEAFAVQVLAFLDNYGIAQDATNVNAWGGAIAVGHPLASSGVRLMTQLAAQFAERPDVKYGITTMCIGLGQGGTVIWENPHFSKSAARKAA; encoded by the coding sequence ATGTTGATCTTCTGGAGGCCAGCTTTGCCAAAGGCATCAGACGTCGTCTTCGTTGACGGCGTGCGGACACCGTTCGGACGTGCCGGGGAGAAGGGGGTGTTCTGGCGGACCCGCGCCGACGACCTCGCGGTGCACGCGATGCGCGGGTTGCTCGACCGGAACGCGTCACTCGATCACGCGGCCGTCGACGACGTGGCGGTCGCCGCGACGACGCAGCAGGGCGACCAGGGCCTGACCCTCGGACGCACCGTCGGCATGCTCGCCGGCCTGCCGAAGTCCGTGCCCGGCTACGCCATCGACCGCATGTGCGCCGGCGCGATGACGAGCGTCACGACCCTCGCCGGCGCGATCGCGTTCGGCGCGGCCGACATCGCCATCGCCGGTGGTGTCGAGCACATGGGACGCCACCCGATGGGCTTCAACTCCGACCCGAACCCGCGGTTCATCGCCGAGCGCATGGTGAACGCCGACGCGCTGGTGATGGGCAAGACCGCCGAGCGGCTGCACGACCGGTTCCCGGCGATCACGAAGGACCGCACCGACGCCTACGCCGTGCAGTCCCAGCAGCGGTACGCCGCCGCATGGGCCGCCGGCAAGCTGCAGCCCGACCTGGTGCCCGTCGAGGTGAACACCGGCGAGGGCTGGGACATCGTCTCCAGCGACGAGCCGCCCCGCCCGGGGACGACGCTCGAGGCACTCGCGGCGCTGAAGACCCCGTTCCGACCGCACGGCCGGGTCACCGCAGGGAACGCCGCCGGTCTCAACGACGGCGCGACGATGAGCCTCCTGGCCTCCGACGCCGGCGCGAAGCAGTTCGGGCTGGAGCCGAAGATGCGCATGGTGTCCTTCGCCTTCGCGGGCGTCGACCCCGAGGTGATGGGCGTCGGCCCCGTCCCCGCGACCGACAAGGCACTCGCCAAGGCCGGGCTGTCGATCGAGGACATCGGTCTGTTCGAGATCAACGAGGCGTTCGCCGTGCAGGTGCTCGCCTTCCTCGACAACTACGGCATCGCGCAGGACGCCACGAACGTGAACGCCTGGGGCGGCGCGATCGCCGTCGGGCACCCGCTCGCATCGAGCGGCGTCCGCCTGATGACGCAGCTCGCGGCGCAGTTCGCGGAGCGTCCCGACGTCAAGTACGGCATCACGACGATGTGCATCGGGCTCGGCCAGGGCGGCACCGTCATCTGGGAGAACCCGCACTTCAGCAAGTCAGCGGCACGGAAGGCGGCATGA
- a CDS encoding SufE family protein has product MSTELPEALAEIRDDFLELSQADRLQLLLEFSNELPALPERLRGHEDELERVEECQSPVFITVTVGEDGDAPDVVRMHATAPREAPTTRGFASILAQGLSGLTAQQVLAVPSDYPLTLGLSEAVSPLRIRGMVGMLGRVQRQVRALVAVR; this is encoded by the coding sequence ATGAGCACCGAACTCCCGGAGGCACTCGCCGAGATCCGCGACGACTTCCTCGAACTGTCCCAGGCCGACCGACTGCAGCTGCTCCTCGAGTTCTCGAACGAGCTCCCGGCACTGCCCGAGCGACTCCGAGGACACGAGGACGAACTCGAGCGCGTCGAGGAGTGCCAGTCCCCCGTCTTCATCACGGTCACCGTGGGCGAGGACGGCGACGCACCCGACGTCGTCCGCATGCACGCGACCGCACCGCGCGAGGCCCCGACGACCCGCGGGTTCGCCTCGATCCTCGCGCAGGGTCTGTCCGGCCTGACGGCCCAGCAGGTGCTCGCGGTGCCGTCCGACTACCCGCTGACGCTGGGCCTGTCCGAGGCGGTCAGCCCGCTGCGGATCCGCGGCATGGTCGGCATGCTCGGCCGGGTGCAGCGCCAGGTGCGCGCGCTGGTGGCGGTGCGCTGA